The following is a genomic window from Alkaliphilus sp. B6464.
TGTCCACCTGATAACTGAAAAGGATAGGCATAGGCTTTTTCTTCTAAGCCCAGCTTATTCAAAAGCATTTTTGCTTTTTCCTTAGCTGTTTTTTTATTCATCTTTAAAACATTGATAGGTGCCTCAATAATATTATCCATAACATTTATATGGGGAAATAAGTTGAAGTTCTGGAATACATATCCTACTTTTTTCCTTATTGTTCTCATATCTTGCTTATTACAATAAACTATACTTCCTTCATTATCATCGCATAAAAAATATTCATCAATTTTAATTGTTCCGCCATCACACTTTTCAAGACCATTTATACATCTTAACAGGGTTGTTTTCCCTGCCCCAGAAGGTCCTATTACAGTCACAATTTCTCCTCTATTTATTTGAAATGATATATTATCTAATATAATATTTCCATCGAAGCTTTTATATAAACCTTTAACTTTTAGAGTCATCTATATCCCTCCTAGCAATAATAGTTATATCTTTTTTCCAATTGCTTAAACCCTTCCGTTAGCAACCAAATGAGGAGAAGATAAAATACCCCTACAACCATTAGTGGAACAAGGGAAGCATCTCTATTAGATGCTATTTTGCCTGCCCTTAGAAGCTCCCCTAAACCAACAACATATACT
Proteins encoded in this region:
- a CDS encoding amino acid ABC transporter ATP-binding protein: MTLKVKGLYKSFDGNIILDNISFQINRGEIVTVIGPSGAGKTTLLRCINGLEKCDGGTIKIDEYFLCDDNEGSIVYCNKQDMRTIRKKVGYVFQNFNLFPHINVMDNIIEAPINVLKMNKKTAKEKAKMLLNKLGLEEKAYAYPFQLSGGQKQRVAIARACALDPTVMCFDEPTSALDPEMREGIASIIEGLAKQNMAILIITHDMLFAKRVSHRMLFIESGKLIAEGRKENNFQDVNNERVINYINS